A region of Vigna radiata var. radiata cultivar VC1973A chromosome 10, Vradiata_ver6, whole genome shotgun sequence DNA encodes the following proteins:
- the LOC106775373 gene encoding uncharacterized protein LOC106775373 has product MMSVVPESSPSINDPHSDIPPLISSFLQKLQNMRTWKLLLLWAALMFAALGVKVSLPIAATHLPLLWTFLLLCFKPPYLFLLLNTIIISIVASSRFHHSKPQSDPTPPPPFQPKSLLVNASPLLQEQEVEKEIIHQEITLKTTDSTEIPPSTEKPLVSARFTHRKFLKSTSEGGRALKVVAKAKRHETLESTWKAITEGRSVPLSRHMKKCDTWQSRGNLDPSLENKSGEIFTDVSTTGRLRKEPSLSQEELNRRVEAFIRKFNEEMRLQRQESLEQYMQMVSRGAA; this is encoded by the exons ATGATGAGTGTGGTCCCAGAGTCTTCCCCATCTATAAATGATCCCCACTCCGACATACCTCCTCTCATCTCATCATTCCTTCAAAAGTTGCAAAACATGCGCACTTGGAAACTTCTCCTGCTCTGGGCCGCTCTCATGTTCGCGGCCTTGGGAGTAAAAGTCTCTCTTCCCATCGCCGCCACCCACCTCCCTCTCCTATGGACCTTCCTCCTTCTCTGCTTCAAGCCTCCTTACCTCTTCCTCCTTCTCAACACCATCATCATCTCCATCGTTGCATCCTCCAGGTTCCACCACTCCAAACCTCAATCCGATCCAACTCCTCCGCCACCTTTTCAACCTAAATCCCTATTGGTTAACGCTTCACCCCTCCTCCAAGAACAAGAAGTCGAAAAGGAAATAATCCACCAAGAAATCACACTCAAGACAACAGACTCAACGGAGATTCCACCGTCCACGGAGAAGCCTCTCGTGTCTGCTAGGTTCACTCACCGGAAATTCCTTAAATCCACTTCTGAAG GTGGGAGAGCGTTGAAGGTGGTGGCCAAGGCCAAACGGCACGAAACGTTGGAGAGCACGTGGAAGGCCATAACGGAAGGTCGATCCGTGCCATTGAGCAGACACATGAAGAAGTGTGACACGTGGCAGAGCCGCGGCAACCTCGATCCGTCTCTTGAAAACAAGTCCGGCGAGATCTTCACCGACGTTTCCACCACCGGGAGACTGCGGAAAGAGCCGTCGCTGAGTCAAGAAGAGTTGAATCGGCGCGTGGAAGCGTTCATACGGAAGTTCAACGAGGAGATGAGGTTGCAGAGACAAGAATCCTTAGAACAGTACATGCAGATGGTTAGCCGCGGTGCCGCTTAG
- the LOC106775882 gene encoding pre-mRNA-splicing factor SYF1, which produces MAIAQDLYPSEDDLLYEEELLRNPFSLKLWWRYLIARSEAPFKKRFVIYERALKALPGSYKLWHAYLRERLDLVRNLPVTHSQYDTLNNTFERALVTMHKMPRIWIMYLQTLTNQKLVTRTRRTFDRALCALPVTQHDRIWEPYLVFVSQKGIPIETSLRVYRRYLKYDPSHIEDFIEFLLNSSLWQEASERLASVLNDDQFYSIKGKTKHRLWLELCDLLTRHANEVSGLNVDAIIRGGIRKFTDEVGRLWTSLAEYYIRRGLHEKARDVFEEGMSTVITVRDFSVIFDSYSQFEESMLAYKMEEMGLSDEEDDEGEENGFEEVEEEDIRVKGRLVEEDFERKILHGFWLNDKNDIDLRLARFDYLMERRPELANSVLLRQNPHNVEQWHRRVKLFEGNPTKQILTYTEAVRTIDPMKAVGKPHTLWVAFAKLYEQHKDLANARVIFDKAVQVNYKTVDNLASVWCEWAEMELKHKNFKGALELMRRATAEPSVEVKRKVAADGNEPVQMKLHKSLRLWTFYVDLEESLGSLESTRAVYERILDLRIATPQIIINYAYFLEEHKYFEDAFKVYERGVKIFKYPHVKDIWVTYLSKFVKRYGKNKLERARELFENAVESAPADQVKPLYLQYAKLEEDYGLAKRAMKVYDQATKAVPNNEKLSMYEIYISRAAEIFGVPKTREIYEQAIESGLPDKDVKTMCLKYAELEKSLGEIDRARAVYVFASQYADPRSDPEFWNKWHEFEVQHGNEDTFREMLRIKRSVSASYSQTHFILPEYLMQKDQTVNLDEAKDKLKQAGIPEDEMAALERQLAPAVENTVTNDRKVGFVSAGVESQSDGGIKTNANHEDIELPEESDSDDDDKIEIAQKDVPSAVFGGLIRKRDEDEKNGEVDAAKDKDNENRLGALERLKRLKRN; this is translated from the exons ATGGCGATTGCACAAGATTTGTATCCCTCAGAAGACGACCTTTTGTACGAAGAGGAGTTGCTTCGAAACCCTTTCAGCCTTAAGCTATGGTGGCGTTACCTAATTGCGCGTTCGGAAGCTCCGTTCAAGAAGCGCTTCGTGATTTACGAGCGGGCACTGAAGGCGCTTCCCGGAAGCTACAAGCTGTGGCACGCGTACCTCCGCGAGCGCCTCGACCTCGTTCGCAACCTCCCCGTCACTCACTCTCAATACGATACGCTCAATAATACCTTCGAGCGTGCATTAGTCACAATGCACAAGATGCCGCGAATTTGGATTATGTATCTGCAAACCCTAACCAATCAGAAATTGGTTACTCGAACTCGCAGGACCTTCGACAGGGCTCTCTGCGCCCTCCCCGTCACCCAGCACGACCGTATCTGGGAACCTTATCTTGTGTTCGTGAGCCAGAAGGGCATTCCAATTGAGACTTCTCTTCGGGTTTATCGCAGGTATTTGAAGTATGATCCTTCTCACATTGaggattttattgaatttttgctTAATTCGAGTCTCTGGCAAGAGGCTTCTGAGAGGCTGGCTTCTGTCCTCAATGATGACCAGTTTTACTCCATTAAGGGTAAGACCAAGCACCGGCTTTGGTTGGAGTTATGTGATTTGCTCACTCGCCATGCCAATGAGGTTTCTGGGTTGAATGTGGACGCTATCATTAGGGGTGGGATTAGGAAGTTCACTGATGAGGTGGGTAGGCTTTGGACTTCGCTTGCTGAGTATTACATTAGGAGGGGTTTGCATGAGAAGGCTAGGGATGTGTTTGAGGAGGGTATGTCTACTGTTATCACGGTCAGGGATTTCAGTGTCATATTTGATTCTTACTCGCAGTTTGAAGAGAGCATGCTTGCTTACAAGATGGAGGAGATGGGGTTgagtgatgaagaagatgatgaggGTGAGGAAAATGGCTTTGAGGAAGTTGAAGAAGAGGATATTCGTGTCAAAGGAAGATTGGTGGAGGAGGATTTTGAGAGGAAGATTTTGCATGGGTTTTGGTTGAATGACAAGAATGACATAGACTTGAGGTTAGCTCGGTTTGATTACCTTATGGAGAGGAGGCCAGAATTGGCTAACAGCGTGCTTTTGCGTCAAAATCCTCATAATGTAGAACAGTGGCACAGGAGGGTGAAGCTCTTTGAAGGGAATCCTACCAAGCAGATACTGACTTACACTGAAGCGGTGAGGACGATTGATCCCATGAAGGCAGTGGGAAAGCCTCACACTTTGTGGGTTGCGTTTGCTAAACTCTATGAACAACACAAAGATCTTGCCAATGCCCGTGTCATATTTGACAAGGCAGTGCAGGTGAACTACAAAACTGTGGATAACCTGGCTAGTGTCTGGTGTGAGTGGGCTGAAATGGAGTTAAAGcataaaaatttcaaaggagCACTTGAGCTGATGAGGCGGGCTACAGCTGAGCCATCAGTTGAGGTGAAGCGAAAAG TGGCTGCGGATGGGAATGAACCAGTCCAGATGAAGCTCCATAAATCCTTGAGATTGTGGACATTTTATGTTGATTTGGAGGAAAGCCTAGGTTCTTTGGAATCTACACGTGCTGTTTATGAGCGAATTTTGGATTTACGAATAGCCACACcgcaaataataatcaattatgcataCTTTTTGGAG GAACATAAGTACTTCGAAGATGCTTTTAAAGTTTATGAAAGAGGAGTAAAGATCTTTAAGTACCCTCATGTTAAAGACATATGGGTTACTTATCTCTCTAAATTTGTGAAGAGATATGGAAAGAATAAATTGGAGCGAGCAAgagaattatttgaaaatgCAGTTGAATCG GCTCCAGCTGATCAAGTGAAGCCACTTTACCTGCAATATGCCAAGCTGGAGGAGGACTATGGTCTAGCTAAGCGAGCTATGAAGGTTTATGATCAAGCAACTAAGGCTGTTCCTAACAATGAGAAGTTAAGCATGTACGAGATATACATTTCTCGTGCAGCTGAGATATTTGGTGTGCCCAAAACAAGAGAGATCTATGAGCAGGCAATTGAATCTGGTCTCCCAGATAAGGATGTCAAAACCATGTGTTTGAAGTATGCTGAGCTGGAAAAAAGCTTGGGAGAAATTGACCGGGCCCGTGCAGTATATGTATTTGCATCTCAGTATGCAGATCCACGATCTGATCCCGAGTTTTGGAATAAGTGGCATGAGTTTGAGGTTCAGCATGGGAATGAAGATACTTTCAGAGAAATGCTTCGTATTAAGCGAAGCGTCTCTGCCAGCTACAGCCAG ACGCATTTTATACTGCCCGAGTATTTAATGCAGAAGGATCAAACTGTGAACCTTGACGAAGCCAAAGACAAGTTAAAACAGGCTGGGATCCCTGAGGACGAAATGGCAGCTTTAGAAAGGCAATTAGCACCAGCAGTTGAAAATACTGTGACAAATGATAGAAAAGTTGGGTTTGTGAGTGCTGGAGTGGAATCTCAATCTGATGGAGGGATAAAAACTAATGCAAATCACGAGGATATTGAGTTACCAGAAGAAAGTGActctgatgatgatgataagaTTGAAATTGCACAAAAAGATGTTCCTTCTGCTGTGTTTGGTGGTTTGATTAGAAAGAGAGACGAGGATGAAAAGAATGGAGAGGTTGATGCTGCAAAAGATAAGGATAACGAAAATCGGCTTGGTGCTCTTGAGAGACTAAAGAGgctaaaacgaaattaa
- the LOC106774968 gene encoding syntaxin-125-like, whose translation MNDLFSSSFKKYSEMNNECQMNDVEAGKENVNLDKFFDEVENVKEDMRSVEQLYRKLQESNEESKIVHNAKTMKDLRAKMDQDVQQVLKRVKMIKGKLEALERSNAANRNLPGCGPGSSTDRTRTSVVSGLGKKLKDMMDDFQGLRARMQNEYKETVERRYFTITGEKADEDTIENLISSGESESFLQRAIQEQGRGQIMDTISEIQERHDSVKEIEKNLMELHQVFLDMAALVESQGQQLNNIESHVAHASSFVRRGTEQLHEAREYQKSSREWTCYAILLGIVLVIVLLFPLLTSLLPHLLY comes from the coding sequence ATGAATGACCTATTTTCAAGCTCCTTTAAAAAATACAGTGAAATGAATAATGAGTGTCAAATGAATGACGTGGAGGCTGGAAAGGAAAATGTTAACCTGGATAAGTTCTTTGATGAGGTGGAGAATGTGAAGGAAGATATGAGATCAGTCGAGCAGTTGTATAGAAAATTGCAAGAGTCCAATGAAGAGAGCAAGATCGTCCATAACGCTAAAACCATGAAAGATCTTCGAGCCAAAATGGATCAAGATGTTCAACAGGTTCTCAAACGGGTTAAAATGATAAAGGGCAAGCTTGAAGCTTTGGAACGTTCAAATGCAGCCAATAGAAACCTCCCAGGATGTGGTCCGGGTTCCTCAACAGATCGAACCAGAACCTCAGTGGTCAGTGGCTTAGGGAAGAAACTGAAGGACATGATGGACGATTTTCAAGGGCTGAGAGCAAGAATGCAGAACGAGTACAAGGAAACCGTGGAACGTAGGTACTTCACCATAACAGGAGAGAAGGCTGATGAAGATACCATTGAGAACTTGATATCAAGCGGTGAAAGTGAAAGTTTTCTTCAAAGGGCAATTCAAGAACAGGGTAGAGGTCAGATAATGGACACCATATCAGAGATTCAAGAGAGACATGATTCTGTTAAGGAGATAGAGAAGAACTTGATGGAGTTGCATCAGGTGTTTTTGGACATGGCAGCTCTTGTAGAGTCTCAAGGTCAGCAACTAAACAACATTGAGAGTCATGTCGCACATGCAAGTTCTTTTGTGAGAAGAGGCACAGAACAACTTCATGAAGccagagagtatcaaaagagcTCCAGAGAATGGACTTGTTATGCCATTCTTCTTGGCATTGTTCTTGTCATTGTCCTCTTGTTTCCTCTCTTGACATCACTTTTGCCTCACTTGTTGTATTGA
- the LOC106775753 gene encoding B3 domain-containing protein Os07g0563300 isoform X1, with protein sequence MNSRDQAAQTVAVVDSLGFRAAMASASSSSSKLCFNSDCKELRPERPKKGWRLRSGELAELCDRCGSAFEEGRFCEIFHSNASGWRSCETCRKRVHCGCIVSSHSFMLLDPGGIECYACARKNIIMPSNLPWPQSFSLQNRLSDRLRDLSAKGWNQLAGSGPVPWKQAPSLFNSASSTDLIPDVPSLAELSNSFDKMYCNERLPASALEKKSEDYTGLPVHWNVTICPREMKLMNGMRNDDKASSCLNMCQQPSSLKEESSTQPFGLPVPNSCQNERNGQLGVTGSHPQQTPPPPGKHFNGTMHLAPDSSGEAQVRNGRPRADARGRNQLLPRYWPRCTDLELQQISIDSNSVITPLFQKTLSASDAGRIGRLVLPKKCAETYFPPISQPEGLPLKILDAKGKEWIFQFRFWPNNNSRMYVLEGVTPCIQSMQLQAGDTVTFSRLEPEGRLVMGFRKASSAVPSDQDNETNKSGNGFSAHGEVELADPNSWSKVDKSGYIAKEALGSKSLISRKRKSGILGSKSKRLRIENEDLIELKITWQEAQGLLRPPPSHIPSIVVIEGFEFEEYEEAPVLGKPTIFTSDNVGEKIQWAQCEDCLKWRKLPASALLPSKWTCADNSWDPERSSCSAAQELTAEQLENLLPPCNSAIPKKMKAAKQDPDNAEALEGLDTLANLAILGEGEALPASAQATTKHPRHRPGCSCIVCIQPPSGKGPKHKQTCTCNVCLTVKRRFRTLMLRREKKQSEKEAETTRKKQQQQHSQPLPSSEILLDEDSLPCSNTGDSSPNQNKEGNDGSDDDPNRIKSSASPFKGQIDLNIQPEREEELSPGSDSGGMMKLLHDATERYLKQQTVNSGTGDSAGSQSQLVGDAMREDKLSNGVTHGSSSHSTDKEHAQSLSMNV encoded by the exons ATGAACAGTAGAG ATCAGGCTGCGCAAACCGTTGCGGTTGTGGATTCGTTGGGGTTCAGAGCCGCTATGGCTTcggcttcttcttcttcgtccaAACTGTGTTTCAATTCTGACTGCAAGGAATTGAGGCCCGAAAGACCTAAGAAAGGGTGGAGGCTCCGTAGCGGGGAACTGGCCGAGCTCTGCGATCGATGCGG CTCTGCTTTTGAAGAAGGGAGGTTCTGTGAAATTTTCCACTCAAACGCTTCTGGTTGGAGGAGTTGTGAGACTTGCAGAAAG AGAGTTCATTGTGGATGTATTGTTTCAAGTCATTCCTTCATGTTGCTGGATCCCGGAGGGATTGAATGTTATGCATGTGCCcgcaaaaatattattatg CCTTCTAACCTGCCGTGGCCACAATCTTTTTCCCTTCAAAATCGTTTATCTGATAGACTTAGAGATCTATCTGCTAAAGGTTGGAATCAGTTGGCTGGATCAGGTCCTGTACCCTGGAAGCAAGCGCCCAGTCTGTTCAATTCTGCTTCTTCGACCGATCTGATACCAGATGTGCCTTCTTTAGCTGAATTATCCAATAGCTTTGACAAAATGTATTGCAATGAAAGGTTACCTGCCTCAGCCTTGGAAAAGAAAAGCGAGGATTATACTGGATTACCAGTTCATTGGAATGTTACAATTTGCCCACGGGAGATGAAGCTTATGAATG GAATGAGGAATGACGACAAAGCAAGTTCATGTTTAAATATGTGTCAGCAGCCTTCTTCTCTGAAGGAAGAGTCATCAACTCAACCATTTGGTTTGCCGGTGCCTAATTCATgccaaaatgaaagaaatggtCAGCTCGGGGTAACTGGAAGTCACCCTCAACAAACTCCACCACCTCCAGGAAAGCATTTTAATGGCACTATGCATTTAGCACCTGACTCATCAGGTGAGGCTCAGGTTCGCAATGGGCGACCTCGAGCAGATGCCCGAGGAAGAAACCAGTTGTTGCCACGGTACTGGCCTAGGTGTACTGATCTTGAACTACAACAAATATCCATAGA TTCAAATTCTGTAATTACTCCCTTGTTTCAGAAAACCTTGAGTGCAAGTGATGCTGGACGAATTGGGCGTTTAGTCCTACCAAAAAAGTGTGCTGAG ACCTACTTCCCACCAATTTCTCAGCCTGAAGGATTGCCGCTTAAAATCCTTGATGCAAAGGGAAAGGAATGGATATTTCAATTTCGCTTCTGGCCAAACAATAACAGCAGAATGTATGTTTTAGAGGGTGTCACTCCATGCATACAGTCCATGCAGTTACAGGCTGGTGACACTG TAACATTTAGCCGTTTAGAGCCAGAGGGAAGGTTGGTTATGGGATTTAGAAAGGCTTCGAGTGCTGTGCCATCCGACCAG GACAATGAAACCAATAAGTCTGGAAATGGATTTTCTGCACATGGTGAA GTTGAATTGGCTGATCCCAATTCATGGTCTAAAGTTGACAAGTCAGGATACATAGCAAAAGAAGCACTGGGGAGCAAATCATTAAtatctagaaaaagaaaaagtggcaTATTGGGCTCAAAGAGTAAACGTCTAAGAATTGAAAATGAGGATTTAATAGAGCTGAAGATTACGTGGCAAGAAGCTCAAGGTCTGCTCCGGCCCCCTCCTAGCCACATTCCGAGCATTGTTGTGATTGAAGGTTTTGAATTTGAGGAATACGAG gAAGCTCCAGTGCTTGGGAAGCCAACAATTTTTACCAGTGATAATGTGGG TGAAAAGATCCAGTGGGCTCAATGCGAAGATTGTCTCAAGTGGCGCAAATTACCAGCAAGTGCGCTTCTTCCATCAAAATGGACGTGTGCTGATAATTCATGGGATCCAGAAAG ATCTTCTTGTTCAGCTGCACAAGAGCTGACAGCAGAGCAACTTGAGAATTTGCTGCCTCCTTGTAATTCAG CTATTCCCAAGAAAATGAAGGCTGCCAAACAGGATCCTGATAATGCTGAAGCTTTGGAGGGACTCGACACCCTCGCAAATTTAGCTATCCTGGGAGAGGGTGAAGCCCTCCCAGCATCTGCCCAGGCCACAACTAAGCACCCGCGGCATAGACCTGGCTGTTCTTGCATCGTTTGCATTCAACCTCCCAGTGGAAAGGGCCCCAAGCATAAGCAGACATGTACGTGTAATGTATGCTTAACAGTGAAGCGACGTTTCCGTACCCTTATGTTACGGCGTGAGAAGAAACAATCAGAAAAAGAAGCAGAGACAACTCGTAAAAAGCAACAGCAACAACATTCTCAACCACTACCTTCGTCTGAAATTTTGCTTGACGAAGATTCATTACCCTGTAGTAACACAGGTGACAGTAGCCCGAACCAGAACAAAGAGGGTAATGATGGTTCTGATGATGATCCTAACAGAATAAAATCATCTGCTTCACCATTCAAAGGCCAAATTGACCTCAATATACAGCCAGAGCGAGAAGAAGAATTGTCCCCTGGTTCAGATTCTGGTGGCATGATGAAGTTGCTCCATGATGCTACTGAGAGGTATCTGAAGCAGCAGACTGTGAACTCCGGTACTGGAGATTCTGCTGGCAGTCAGTCACAGCTGGTAGGAGATGCAATGAGGGAAGATAAACTTAGCAATGGTGTTACCCATGGCAGTAGTAGTCATAGTACTGATAAGGAACATGCTCAATCTTTGTCTATGAATGTGTGA
- the LOC106775753 gene encoding B3 domain-containing protein Os07g0563300 isoform X2, which translates to MLLDPGGIECYACARKNIIMPSNLPWPQSFSLQNRLSDRLRDLSAKGWNQLAGSGPVPWKQAPSLFNSASSTDLIPDVPSLAELSNSFDKMYCNERLPASALEKKSEDYTGLPVHWNVTICPREMKLMNGMRNDDKASSCLNMCQQPSSLKEESSTQPFGLPVPNSCQNERNGQLGVTGSHPQQTPPPPGKHFNGTMHLAPDSSGEAQVRNGRPRADARGRNQLLPRYWPRCTDLELQQISIDSNSVITPLFQKTLSASDAGRIGRLVLPKKCAETYFPPISQPEGLPLKILDAKGKEWIFQFRFWPNNNSRMYVLEGVTPCIQSMQLQAGDTVTFSRLEPEGRLVMGFRKASSAVPSDQDNETNKSGNGFSAHGEVELADPNSWSKVDKSGYIAKEALGSKSLISRKRKSGILGSKSKRLRIENEDLIELKITWQEAQGLLRPPPSHIPSIVVIEGFEFEEYEEAPVLGKPTIFTSDNVGEKIQWAQCEDCLKWRKLPASALLPSKWTCADNSWDPERSSCSAAQELTAEQLENLLPPCNSAIPKKMKAAKQDPDNAEALEGLDTLANLAILGEGEALPASAQATTKHPRHRPGCSCIVCIQPPSGKGPKHKQTCTCNVCLTVKRRFRTLMLRREKKQSEKEAETTRKKQQQQHSQPLPSSEILLDEDSLPCSNTGDSSPNQNKEGNDGSDDDPNRIKSSASPFKGQIDLNIQPEREEELSPGSDSGGMMKLLHDATERYLKQQTVNSGTGDSAGSQSQLVGDAMREDKLSNGVTHGSSSHSTDKEHAQSLSMNV; encoded by the exons ATGTTGCTGGATCCCGGAGGGATTGAATGTTATGCATGTGCCcgcaaaaatattattatg CCTTCTAACCTGCCGTGGCCACAATCTTTTTCCCTTCAAAATCGTTTATCTGATAGACTTAGAGATCTATCTGCTAAAGGTTGGAATCAGTTGGCTGGATCAGGTCCTGTACCCTGGAAGCAAGCGCCCAGTCTGTTCAATTCTGCTTCTTCGACCGATCTGATACCAGATGTGCCTTCTTTAGCTGAATTATCCAATAGCTTTGACAAAATGTATTGCAATGAAAGGTTACCTGCCTCAGCCTTGGAAAAGAAAAGCGAGGATTATACTGGATTACCAGTTCATTGGAATGTTACAATTTGCCCACGGGAGATGAAGCTTATGAATG GAATGAGGAATGACGACAAAGCAAGTTCATGTTTAAATATGTGTCAGCAGCCTTCTTCTCTGAAGGAAGAGTCATCAACTCAACCATTTGGTTTGCCGGTGCCTAATTCATgccaaaatgaaagaaatggtCAGCTCGGGGTAACTGGAAGTCACCCTCAACAAACTCCACCACCTCCAGGAAAGCATTTTAATGGCACTATGCATTTAGCACCTGACTCATCAGGTGAGGCTCAGGTTCGCAATGGGCGACCTCGAGCAGATGCCCGAGGAAGAAACCAGTTGTTGCCACGGTACTGGCCTAGGTGTACTGATCTTGAACTACAACAAATATCCATAGA TTCAAATTCTGTAATTACTCCCTTGTTTCAGAAAACCTTGAGTGCAAGTGATGCTGGACGAATTGGGCGTTTAGTCCTACCAAAAAAGTGTGCTGAG ACCTACTTCCCACCAATTTCTCAGCCTGAAGGATTGCCGCTTAAAATCCTTGATGCAAAGGGAAAGGAATGGATATTTCAATTTCGCTTCTGGCCAAACAATAACAGCAGAATGTATGTTTTAGAGGGTGTCACTCCATGCATACAGTCCATGCAGTTACAGGCTGGTGACACTG TAACATTTAGCCGTTTAGAGCCAGAGGGAAGGTTGGTTATGGGATTTAGAAAGGCTTCGAGTGCTGTGCCATCCGACCAG GACAATGAAACCAATAAGTCTGGAAATGGATTTTCTGCACATGGTGAA GTTGAATTGGCTGATCCCAATTCATGGTCTAAAGTTGACAAGTCAGGATACATAGCAAAAGAAGCACTGGGGAGCAAATCATTAAtatctagaaaaagaaaaagtggcaTATTGGGCTCAAAGAGTAAACGTCTAAGAATTGAAAATGAGGATTTAATAGAGCTGAAGATTACGTGGCAAGAAGCTCAAGGTCTGCTCCGGCCCCCTCCTAGCCACATTCCGAGCATTGTTGTGATTGAAGGTTTTGAATTTGAGGAATACGAG gAAGCTCCAGTGCTTGGGAAGCCAACAATTTTTACCAGTGATAATGTGGG TGAAAAGATCCAGTGGGCTCAATGCGAAGATTGTCTCAAGTGGCGCAAATTACCAGCAAGTGCGCTTCTTCCATCAAAATGGACGTGTGCTGATAATTCATGGGATCCAGAAAG ATCTTCTTGTTCAGCTGCACAAGAGCTGACAGCAGAGCAACTTGAGAATTTGCTGCCTCCTTGTAATTCAG CTATTCCCAAGAAAATGAAGGCTGCCAAACAGGATCCTGATAATGCTGAAGCTTTGGAGGGACTCGACACCCTCGCAAATTTAGCTATCCTGGGAGAGGGTGAAGCCCTCCCAGCATCTGCCCAGGCCACAACTAAGCACCCGCGGCATAGACCTGGCTGTTCTTGCATCGTTTGCATTCAACCTCCCAGTGGAAAGGGCCCCAAGCATAAGCAGACATGTACGTGTAATGTATGCTTAACAGTGAAGCGACGTTTCCGTACCCTTATGTTACGGCGTGAGAAGAAACAATCAGAAAAAGAAGCAGAGACAACTCGTAAAAAGCAACAGCAACAACATTCTCAACCACTACCTTCGTCTGAAATTTTGCTTGACGAAGATTCATTACCCTGTAGTAACACAGGTGACAGTAGCCCGAACCAGAACAAAGAGGGTAATGATGGTTCTGATGATGATCCTAACAGAATAAAATCATCTGCTTCACCATTCAAAGGCCAAATTGACCTCAATATACAGCCAGAGCGAGAAGAAGAATTGTCCCCTGGTTCAGATTCTGGTGGCATGATGAAGTTGCTCCATGATGCTACTGAGAGGTATCTGAAGCAGCAGACTGTGAACTCCGGTACTGGAGATTCTGCTGGCAGTCAGTCACAGCTGGTAGGAGATGCAATGAGGGAAGATAAACTTAGCAATGGTGTTACCCATGGCAGTAGTAGTCATAGTACTGATAAGGAACATGCTCAATCTTTGTCTATGAATGTGTGA